One part of the Bacteroidia bacterium genome encodes these proteins:
- a CDS encoding Crp/Fnr family transcriptional regulator, which produces MNFEQIKERTRPLVNKVAPVSEGSLDLMSDLILVEVYEKGDVFIDRGKKNNKEYFVYEGVCRSFLLSPEGEEVTISYFLEGSVLSPNKTRTANQISHLNFQALTKLTVASLNADKFEQLMINHIDIREFGNMVLQYELLAKVEKEIALASLNARERLILFREKYHFLENLISHVDIASYLGITNISLSRLRRGLME; this is translated from the coding sequence ATGAATTTCGAACAGATTAAAGAACGAACAAGACCCTTAGTCAACAAGGTGGCACCTGTATCGGAGGGGTCGTTAGATCTGATGAGTGACTTGATTTTAGTTGAAGTTTATGAAAAAGGAGATGTGTTTATTGATAGAGGGAAAAAAAACAACAAGGAATACTTTGTTTACGAAGGTGTCTGCCGGAGCTTTTTGCTAAGCCCGGAAGGTGAGGAAGTAACTATATCTTATTTTCTTGAAGGTAGTGTACTTTCTCCGAATAAAACGAGAACAGCCAATCAAATATCTCACCTCAACTTTCAAGCGCTTACAAAGCTGACCGTAGCCAGTTTAAACGCTGACAAGTTTGAGCAGCTAATGATAAATCACATCGACATACGCGAGTTTGGAAATATGGTTTTACAATATGAACTCCTTGCAAAAGTTGAAAAAGAAATTGCTCTCGCCTCGTTGAACGCGAGAGAAAGACTCATTCTTTTTAGAGAAAAATACCACTTTTTGGAAAATCTAATCTCACATGTTGACATTGCCTCCTATCTGGGAATTACAAATATTTCCTTAAGCAGACTTCGAAGGGGACTCATGGAATAA
- a CDS encoding nitrilase-related carbon-nitrogen hydrolase: protein MKELSSTHTQGFYVDKINPLWYLAIGIVTIALTHMTFSIEVMAWVSSIPFLIYLSLTQGWKSRLSFFLALVLAWSLVVTKIISDPIPLVLVFLYSIPISLFHLPGYLIWSKFKNQKYALFLFPVIMIIMEWIQYTFTPLASWGVAAYTLHDNVSLIQTVSLFGLAGLSFLIYWVNVSIANIIIKRKTSISTFQLPLIMLFLLIAFGSIRYDMSKANGIDTITVAAVGTDSKASGLPLPSKERTEQTKTALFKRTRTAAGGGAEIISWNEAAIFIMPEDENEWINSIKELAAELNITLVASYVTPISQSPLRYENKYQFIDSSGNITHTYLKHQPVPGEPAVQGKSPLKVADIKGTKVAAAICYDYDFPYLAKGYGELGADMVILPSSDWRGIDPVHTEMAAFRAVEQGHSVLRSTRFGLSAAITPYGEMVSQMSSFDDNDKIMYSQLPTKGVTTLYSVIQDSFVYLCIGFLLSFMAIASRSKNKLKPIKKDN from the coding sequence ATGAAAGAATTATCAAGTACCCACACACAAGGATTTTATGTAGATAAAATTAATCCACTTTGGTATCTCGCAATTGGAATAGTTACCATAGCCCTTACTCACATGACCTTTAGTATTGAAGTCATGGCCTGGGTTTCAAGTATTCCATTTTTAATATATCTAAGTCTCACACAAGGTTGGAAGTCAAGGTTAAGCTTTTTTCTCGCTTTAGTTTTGGCCTGGTCCCTTGTTGTAACCAAGATTATTAGCGATCCAATTCCATTGGTGCTGGTCTTTCTCTACTCGATCCCAATTAGTTTGTTTCACCTGCCGGGATACTTGATCTGGAGCAAATTTAAAAATCAGAAATATGCGCTGTTTCTATTTCCTGTCATCATGATCATTATGGAATGGATTCAATACACCTTTACACCTCTTGCCAGTTGGGGAGTAGCTGCATATACCCTGCACGATAATGTATCACTTATTCAAACAGTATCCTTGTTTGGGTTGGCTGGACTAAGCTTTTTGATTTATTGGGTTAATGTCTCAATTGCTAACATCATAATCAAAAGAAAAACCTCTATTTCAACATTTCAGCTCCCCTTAATTATGCTGTTCCTTTTAATTGCTTTTGGCTCCATCCGATACGACATGAGCAAAGCTAATGGTATTGACACTATAACTGTTGCCGCAGTTGGAACAGACTCGAAAGCAAGTGGTTTGCCATTGCCTTCTAAAGAAAGAACTGAACAGACTAAAACGGCATTATTTAAACGAACCAGAACTGCAGCAGGCGGTGGCGCTGAAATAATATCATGGAACGAAGCCGCCATATTTATAATGCCTGAAGATGAGAATGAATGGATTAACTCCATCAAGGAACTAGCTGCTGAACTCAATATCACTTTGGTAGCTTCTTATGTGACACCCATTTCACAATCTCCCTTGAGGTATGAGAACAAGTATCAGTTTATCGATTCGTCAGGAAACATTACACATACATACCTCAAGCATCAACCCGTACCAGGAGAACCAGCTGTGCAAGGAAAGTCCCCTTTAAAAGTTGCTGATATAAAAGGAACAAAAGTCGCAGCCGCAATTTGCTATGATTATGATTTTCCGTATCTGGCAAAAGGGTATGGTGAATTAGGAGCAGATATGGTTATTCTTCCGTCAAGTGATTGGAGAGGCATCGACCCTGTTCATACAGAAATGGCAGCCTTTAGAGCTGTTGAGCAAGGTCACTCGGTTCTTCGTTCAACGCGTTTTGGGCTCTCTGCAGCAATTACACCATACGGTGAAATGGTTTCACAAATGAGCAGTTTTGACGATAATGATAAAATCATGTATTCACAACTACCTACCAAAGGTGTCACTACATTATACTCAGTTATTCAAGATAGCTTCGTCTACCTCTGTATTGGATTCTTACTGTCGTTCATGGCTATTGCGTCTAGATCAAAAAATAAATTAAAACCTATAAAAAAAGATAATTGA
- a CDS encoding adenylate/guanylate cyclase domain-containing protein yields MEKQPSTAEEEIIELTRKLIEKWAVRTQPSTSEMLTHAHPNFTGFGTGKYEVWDNFATYKQSEMASLEQLSDPVPFKYHWIRASVFGDTGITMTQVDLTFQIEGKQYDVKNVRWSMILKKIDHSWLQIHTHCSLPYSDDVVPIEELKARNKELEQLVTKRTNALVKEKERTENLLHNILPVEVAKELLQTGAVKPVRFDEVSILFTDFKEFTNIVATIPTRKLISELNELFSEFDDIMEAEGIEKIQTVGDAYLAASGLPEEVPDHAMRCVRASKKMIDFLKQRNKTSAIKWKIRIGIHSGPIGAGVVGKKKFAYDIFGDTINIASRIETAGEEGKINVSAYTYDLIKEHYPCEYRGKVNAKGKGDLDMYFVK; encoded by the coding sequence ATGGAAAAGCAGCCTTCAACAGCGGAAGAAGAAATCATTGAGTTAACCCGAAAGTTAATCGAAAAATGGGCTGTAAGAACCCAGCCTTCAACATCAGAGATGCTCACTCATGCCCACCCTAACTTTACCGGATTTGGGACTGGTAAATATGAGGTATGGGATAATTTTGCTACTTACAAGCAATCGGAAATGGCAAGCCTGGAACAATTATCGGATCCGGTGCCTTTCAAGTACCATTGGATAAGAGCATCCGTGTTTGGGGATACGGGCATCACGATGACACAAGTTGATCTTACCTTCCAGATTGAGGGAAAACAATACGACGTGAAAAATGTTCGATGGTCGATGATTTTAAAAAAAATAGATCATTCCTGGTTGCAAATACATACACATTGCTCTTTGCCCTACAGTGATGATGTCGTTCCGATAGAAGAGTTGAAGGCTCGTAATAAGGAACTGGAGCAACTTGTTACGAAGCGAACGAATGCCCTGGTAAAAGAAAAAGAACGAACGGAAAACCTCCTTCATAATATTTTGCCGGTGGAAGTGGCAAAAGAGTTGCTGCAAACGGGCGCTGTAAAGCCTGTTAGATTTGATGAAGTAAGTATTTTGTTTACCGATTTTAAGGAATTTACCAATATAGTAGCAACTATTCCTACCCGTAAATTGATAAGTGAGCTCAATGAACTCTTTAGTGAGTTTGATGATATAATGGAAGCCGAAGGAATAGAAAAGATTCAAACGGTTGGGGATGCCTATTTAGCAGCCTCTGGTTTGCCAGAAGAAGTACCAGACCATGCCATGAGATGTGTCAGAGCTAGTAAAAAGATGATTGATTTTCTAAAGCAGAGAAATAAAACAAGTGCCATCAAATGGAAAATCAGAATAGGAATTCATTCCGGACCAATCGGAGCAGGAGTCGTTGGAAAGAAAAAATTCGCCTACGATATCTTTGGCGACACCATCAATATAGCCAGCAGAATTGAAACAGCAGGGGAAGAGGGAAAAATAAACGTATCGGCATATACCTATGATCTAATCAAAGAGCATTATCCTTGCGAATATAGAGGAAAGGTTAATGCTAAAGGAAAAGGAGATTTGGATATGTATTTTGTTAAATGA
- a CDS encoding YciI family protein: MKDFMMLFHSEPDPNFEPTPEEIQAEVKAWQDWMGGISAQGKLKNPGEALGFEGKTMHSDGAITDGPYAELKEMVGGYIIVTATSINEAIQLANGCPALNSGGKVEVRDIMVLEGM; the protein is encoded by the coding sequence ATGAAAGATTTTATGATGCTTTTCCATAGTGAACCTGATCCTAATTTTGAACCTACGCCGGAAGAAATTCAAGCAGAAGTAAAAGCTTGGCAAGATTGGATGGGTGGAATTAGTGCACAAGGTAAATTAAAAAATCCTGGCGAAGCATTAGGGTTTGAAGGGAAAACAATGCATTCTGATGGAGCAATTACCGATGGCCCATACGCAGAATTGAAAGAAATGGTAGGTGGCTACATAATTGTCACAGCAACATCAATTAATGAGGCAATCCAGCTAGCAAATGGCTGCCCCGCTCTTAACAGTGGGGGTAAAGTAGAGGTTAGAGATATCATGGTATTGGAAGGAATGTAA
- a CDS encoding sigma-70 family RNA polymerase sigma factor, with protein sequence MVKDQLIETFRSEYGNLVAVLCHFHGIQNIQLAEDIVSDTFLHAMKVWSHKGVPDSPKAWLRKVAVNKFRDYYRRRQTFREKVKGNYFQSLQQTNEIILTEEIISDGLLNMIFAICNSNLKIDIQICLSLRLLCGFGIGQIAAALLTNKENINKKLYRGKKQLRKYKDSWNQLSRNDYASRIPSVLRIIYLLFNEGYYSSVSDENIKQDFCWEAMRLAIFMSKQSFLPKKDTYALIALMCFHASRLDSRTNPNGQYILYQEQDRNKWNNNLIKKGEYYLTKSANGNNVSKYHLEAAIAYWHTTEVPNKWDNILQLYNRLLLVEYSPIIAMNRTYALAIANSAEEAIIEARKLNLEDNYYYYWLMAELFRLNLEPEMEIEYLNKALDSAKKISEKEILKTKLDKASREQSAKRT encoded by the coding sequence ATGGTTAAAGACCAACTTATAGAAACATTTAGATCAGAGTACGGTAACTTAGTTGCCGTACTTTGTCATTTTCATGGAATACAAAATATTCAATTGGCTGAAGATATTGTGAGTGATACTTTTCTTCATGCAATGAAAGTGTGGTCACATAAAGGTGTACCGGATTCTCCAAAGGCTTGGTTAAGGAAAGTTGCTGTCAATAAATTCAGAGACTATTATCGTAGAAGACAAACTTTTCGAGAAAAGGTTAAGGGCAACTATTTTCAAAGCCTTCAACAAACAAATGAAATTATTTTAACTGAGGAAATCATTTCAGATGGTTTGTTAAATATGATTTTCGCTATTTGTAATTCCAATCTCAAAATTGACATACAAATCTGTTTATCCTTGAGATTATTGTGTGGATTTGGTATAGGTCAAATCGCAGCTGCACTCCTTACAAACAAAGAGAATATTAATAAAAAACTATATAGAGGTAAAAAACAATTAAGAAAGTATAAGGACTCCTGGAATCAACTAAGTCGAAATGACTATGCTTCAAGAATTCCCTCTGTTTTAAGGATTATTTATCTACTTTTCAATGAAGGGTATTATAGCAGTGTTAGTGATGAAAACATTAAACAAGATTTTTGCTGGGAAGCAATGAGATTGGCCATATTTATGTCGAAGCAATCCTTCCTACCGAAAAAAGACACCTATGCCCTGATTGCATTAATGTGTTTTCACGCTTCAAGACTTGATTCAAGAACGAATCCAAATGGTCAATATATTCTATATCAGGAACAAGACAGAAATAAATGGAATAATAATTTAATTAAGAAAGGAGAATACTATTTAACGAAATCAGCAAATGGCAATAATGTTTCTAAATATCATTTAGAAGCAGCTATTGCATACTGGCATACAACGGAAGTTCCCAATAAATGGGATAATATTCTACAATTGTATAATAGACTACTTCTAGTAGAATACTCTCCTATTATTGCAATGAATCGAACTTATGCTCTTGCTATAGCTAACTCAGCTGAGGAAGCAATTATTGAAGCGAGAAAATTAAATCTGGAAGACAATTATTATTATTATTGGCTTATGGCAGAATTATTCAGACTGAATTTAGAGCCAGAAATGGAAATAGAATATTTAAACAAAGCCTTGGATTCAGCAAAAAAAATTAGTGAAAAGGAAATCCTCAAAACCAAATTAGACAAAGCAAGCCGAGAACAAAGTGCAAAACGTACATAG